One genomic window of Quercus lobata isolate SW786 chromosome 9, ValleyOak3.0 Primary Assembly, whole genome shotgun sequence includes the following:
- the LOC115959961 gene encoding tetraspanin-18 — translation MRRNCCHISLAFVLKLLNFLQAFVGVSIIVYSVWMLNQWNHHIPISPPSPSPPAPSAPSPSSSSSSSSVSLFFDSSSDQARGFKLEVEADMVSGFDGGFGFETDFTSFQLPAPWFIYSFMGVGILLCCLTLVGCIAAELIHGCCLCFYTILITVLILLEAALVAFIVIDRQWEKDLPFDPTGELESLRSFIGENIDICKWVGIAVVIIQALSLLLSIVLRAMVSTQRTDFDSEDGYDGRGRTWEPLLNSQSSQLSGSTKGDGRGTQSDMWSTRIREKYGLSTNQNASVSTNSRQ, via the exons ATGCGACGCAATTGCTGCCATATTTCCTTAGCATTCGTGCTGAAATTGTTGAATTTCCTTCAAGCTTTCGTTGGGGTTTCGATCATAGTCTACTCAGTATGGATGCTCAACCAGTGGAATCATCACATTCCCATAtcaccaccatcaccatcaccaccagCACCTTCAGCTccatctccatcttcatcttcatcttcttcttctgtatCCCTTTTCTTCGATTCTAGTTCTGACCAAGCTAGGGGTTTCAAACTCGAGGTCGAGGCCGATATGGTTTCCGGATTCGATGGCGGGTTCGGGTTTGAGACCGATTTCACTTCCTTCCAGCTTCCCGCTCCTTG GTTCATCTACTCTTTTATGGGAGTGGGCATTCTCTTGTGTTGCCTAACTCTCGTAGGTTGCATTGCAGCTGAATTAATACATGGCTGCTGCCTGTGTTTT tataCTATCCTCATCACTGTACTCATACTACTAGAAGCGGCTTTGGTGGCATTTATTGTGATTGATCGTCAATGGGaaaag GATCTTCCATTTGATCCGACTGGTGAACTTGAGAGCCTTCGATCTTTCATTGGTGAAAATATTGATATCTGTAAATGGGTTGGTATTGCTGTGGTTATAATTCAG GCATTATCTCTACTACTATCAATAGTGTTACGAGCCATGGTTTCTACTCAGAGAACTGACTTTGACTCTGAAGATGGCTATGATGGTAGGGGTAGAACTTGGGAGCCCCTGCTAAATTCACAATCAAGCCAACTATCTGGGTCAACCAAGGGTGACGGCAGAGGGACTCAATCGGACATGTGGAGCACACGAATAAGGGAGAAG TATGGATTGAGCACAAATCAGAATGCATCAGTGAGCACAAACTCAAGGCAGTGA
- the LOC115959814 gene encoding uncharacterized protein LOC115959814 isoform X1 — protein sequence MAFKMNGIQSRKPYTTENPIPGCLGRMVNLFDLSSGVAGNKMLTDKPHRDGSSLSRSRSDVARTWSPLGDQIEDKLIVSNSRFSSCKKANGTPMKMLIDQEMSKEGDSKHNPPNVVAKLMGLDSFPHVQPDSAAQRNHARGYSRRSLSHSGIPLGSWQQEEGFSDKGMLCEVYQSPEQNEYKDVYETWQQSEKTNCRRDKSPQKGRHNDNINEKKVALVRQKFMEAKQLSTDERLRQSKEFQDALEVLSSSNEDLLLKILQEPNSLLSQHLYDLKSILPPPETKRITVLRPSKMVDNDKFVGSGKKNDKQIKKPAKVNQAVMWEQGGPGYSPSSVNQRVDESPFQPTRIVVLKPSPGKSQDIKAVVSSPSLSPKILHGESFYEEDEDTETLESREMAKEITRQIRENLMGHLRDETLLSSVFSNGYTGDESSFNKSETEYAAGNLSDSEVMSPSPRHSWDYINRFGSPYSPSSFSRASCSPESSVCREAKKRLSERWAMMASHGTSQEQRHARRSSSTLGEMLALSDTKKSVGSEDKDSNKEQDPRESVSCVTNNLNKEGVVDSPKNLLRSKSVPASSTVYGARLNVEVSDIEVVKTHVPKELTKAKGMKSSFKGKVSSLFFSRSKKSNKDKCAASQTKDEANFASPETTASPSHPHGVISDDTSQHVNDGRLCPDPHVSAGKSSPDMTSMGQKQRIASCEAGLSVTKPGNVIENQDQPSPISVLEPPFEDDNATLESSGRLLPIKSNLIDKSPPIESMARTLSWDDACAETATPYTLKPSVSPGTEEAEQDWLGLVQTLLSVSGLEDEVQLESFSARWHSLESPLDPSLRDKYASLHDKELLHEAKRRQWRSNRKLVYDCVNAALMEITGYGCLMGRQRNGANSRVLEGASPMLADCVWTQIKDWFFNEGRCFLGDVGECNNLVERMVRKEVVGKGWNELLRLEIDNYGKEIEGKLLEELVEEAVIDLTGRL from the exons ATG GCGTTTAAAATGAATGGGATTCAGAGCAGGAAACCTTACACTACTGAGAATCCAATCCCAGGATGTCTGGGAAGGATGGTGAACCTTTTTGATTTGAGTTCGGGCGTTGCTGGAAACAAGATGCTTACCGATAAACCGCATCGTGATG GTTCTTCGCTATCAAGGAGTAGATCGGATGTGGCAAGGACATGGAGTCCTCTTGGAGATCAGATAGAGGATAAATTG ATTGTGTCCAACTCAAGGTTCTCTTCATGCAAGAAGGCAAACGGAACACCCATGAAGATGCTTATAGACCAAGAAATGTCAAAAGAAGGGGACTCCAAGCACAATCCACCCAATGTGGTTGCCAAGTTGATGGGGCTTGATTCCTTCCCCCACGTGCAGCCTGATTCAGCTGCTCAAAGAAACCATGCAAGAGGTTATTCACGGCGTAGTTTAAGTCATTCAGGAATACCACTGGGTTCTTGGCAGCAAGAAGAGGGCTTTTCTGACAAAGGCATGCTATGTGAAGTTTATCAGTCTCCAGAACAGAATGAATATAAAGATGTTTATGAAACCTGGCAGCAATCTGAAAAGACAAATTGTAGAAGAGATAAATCACCACAGAAGGGAAGGCATAATGACAATATCAATGAGAAAAAGGTGGCTCTTGTTCGTCAAAAATTCATGGAAGCAAAGCAACTCTCTACAGATGAAAGGCTCCGCCAATCTAAGGAATTTCAAGATGCATTGGAAGTTTTAAGTAGTTCCAATGAAGATTTATTACTGAAGATTTTGCAAGAACCAAATTCCTTACTTTCCCAACATCTATATGACCTGAAGTCTATTCTTCCACCTCCTGAGACAAAGCGTATCACTGTTCTTAGACCTTCGAAGATGGTTGATAATGACAAATTTGTTGGATCAGGGAAAAAGAAtgataaacaaataaagaagcCAGCTAAGGTGAACCAAGCGGTTATGTGGGAACAAGGTGGCCCTGGATATTCTCCTAGTTCTGTGAATCAGAGAGTTGATGAAAGTCCTTTTCAACCAACTAGAATAGTGGTATTGAAGCCTAGCCCTGGCAAGAGTCAAGACATCAAGGCTGTTGTTTCTTCACCTTCCTTATCACCAAAAATATTGCATGGTGAAAGCTTTTATGAGGAAGATGAAGACACTGAAACATTAGAATCAAGGGAAATGGCAAAGGAGATCACCAGGCAGATACGTGAAAATTTGATGGGTCACCTAAGGGATGAGACTTTGCTTTCTTCTGTTTTTTCCAATGGCTACACTGGTGATGAGAGTTCATTTAACAAATCAGAGACTGAGTATGCAGCGGGAAATCTTAGTGATTCTGAAGTCATGTCACCGTCTCCTAGGCATTCATGGGATTACATCAATAGGTTTGGTAGCCCTTATTCTCCTTCATCCTTCAGCCGTGCATCATGTTCTCCAGAGTCATCAGTTTGTAGAGAAGCAAAGAAGCGACTCTCTGAAAGATGGGCCATGATGGCATCACATGGGACTTCTCAAGAACAAAGACATGCCCGGAGAAGCTCTAGTACTTTGGGTGAGATGCTTGCTCTTTCGGATACAAAGAAGTCAGTGGGATCTGAGGACAAGGATAGTAATAAAGAACAAGATCCAAGGGAATCAGTCTCATGTGTAaccaataatttaaataaagaagGTGTGGTTGATTCTCCTAAAAACCTTCTGAGGTCAAAATCTGTTCCTGCGTCTTCTACAGTGTATGGTGCCAGGCTCAATGTTGAAGTTTCTGATATTGAGGTGGTCAAAACACATGTTCCCAAGGAGCTGACAAAAGCAAAGGGCATGAAATCATCATTCAAAGGGAaggtttcaagtttatttttcTCAAGGAGTAAGAAATCGAATAAGGATAAATGTGCTGCATCTCAAACTAAAGATGAAGCTAATTTTGCCTCCCCTGAAACAACAGCATCTCCATCACATCCTCATGGAGTGATTAGTGATGATACCTCTCAACATGTTAATGATGGTCGTCTTTGTCCTGATCCCCATGTGTCGGCAGGCAAAAGTTCTCCAGATATGACCAGCATGGGACAAAAACAACGCATAGCGTCTTGTGAG GCAGGATTATCTGTAACAAAGCCTGGGAATGTGATTGAGAATCAGGACCAGCCGAGTCCAATTTCAGTTTTGGAACCACCATTTGAAGATGATAATGCAACTCTGGAGTCCTCTG GAAGATTATTACCTATTAAGTCCAACTTAATTGACAAATCGCCACCTATTGAATCAATGGCTAGGACCCTGTCGTGGGATGATGCTTGTGCAGAGACAGCCACTCCTTATACATTAAAACCTTCAGTTTCTCCGGGCACTGAGGAAGCAGAACAAGATTGGCTTGGCCTTGTCCAAACACTACTATCAGTGTCTGGTCTTGAGGATGAGGTGCAATTGGAGTCATTTTCTGCCAGATGGCATTCACTTGAAAGTCCATTGGACCCATCATTGAGAGACAAATATGCATCCCTGCATGACAAGGAGCTTCTCCATGAGGCAAAGCGAAGGCAATGGAGATCAAATCGGAAGCTTGTATACGACTGTGTTAATGCTGCACTAATGGAAATCACTGGTTATGGGTGCTTAATGGGAAGGCAACGCAATGGGGCCAACAGCAGGGTCTTAGAGGGTGCGTCACCCATGTTAGCAGACTGCGTGTGGACCCAAATAAAGGATTGGTTTTTTAATGAGGGGAGGTGCTTTTTGGGGGATGTTGGGGAATGCAACAACCTGGTGGAGAGGATGGTGAGGAAGGAGGTTGTGGGAAAAGGGTGGAATGAGCTTTTGAGATTGGAAATAGATAATTATGGAAAGGAGATTGAGGGGAAGTTGCTGGAAGAGCTTGTGGAAGAGGCAGTGATTGATTTGACAGGTAGGTTGTGA
- the LOC115959814 gene encoding uncharacterized protein LOC115959814 isoform X2: MNGIQSRKPYTTENPIPGCLGRMVNLFDLSSGVAGNKMLTDKPHRDGSSLSRSRSDVARTWSPLGDQIEDKLIVSNSRFSSCKKANGTPMKMLIDQEMSKEGDSKHNPPNVVAKLMGLDSFPHVQPDSAAQRNHARGYSRRSLSHSGIPLGSWQQEEGFSDKGMLCEVYQSPEQNEYKDVYETWQQSEKTNCRRDKSPQKGRHNDNINEKKVALVRQKFMEAKQLSTDERLRQSKEFQDALEVLSSSNEDLLLKILQEPNSLLSQHLYDLKSILPPPETKRITVLRPSKMVDNDKFVGSGKKNDKQIKKPAKVNQAVMWEQGGPGYSPSSVNQRVDESPFQPTRIVVLKPSPGKSQDIKAVVSSPSLSPKILHGESFYEEDEDTETLESREMAKEITRQIRENLMGHLRDETLLSSVFSNGYTGDESSFNKSETEYAAGNLSDSEVMSPSPRHSWDYINRFGSPYSPSSFSRASCSPESSVCREAKKRLSERWAMMASHGTSQEQRHARRSSSTLGEMLALSDTKKSVGSEDKDSNKEQDPRESVSCVTNNLNKEGVVDSPKNLLRSKSVPASSTVYGARLNVEVSDIEVVKTHVPKELTKAKGMKSSFKGKVSSLFFSRSKKSNKDKCAASQTKDEANFASPETTASPSHPHGVISDDTSQHVNDGRLCPDPHVSAGKSSPDMTSMGQKQRIASCEAGLSVTKPGNVIENQDQPSPISVLEPPFEDDNATLESSGRLLPIKSNLIDKSPPIESMARTLSWDDACAETATPYTLKPSVSPGTEEAEQDWLGLVQTLLSVSGLEDEVQLESFSARWHSLESPLDPSLRDKYASLHDKELLHEAKRRQWRSNRKLVYDCVNAALMEITGYGCLMGRQRNGANSRVLEGASPMLADCVWTQIKDWFFNEGRCFLGDVGECNNLVERMVRKEVVGKGWNELLRLEIDNYGKEIEGKLLEELVEEAVIDLTGRL; the protein is encoded by the exons ATGAATGGGATTCAGAGCAGGAAACCTTACACTACTGAGAATCCAATCCCAGGATGTCTGGGAAGGATGGTGAACCTTTTTGATTTGAGTTCGGGCGTTGCTGGAAACAAGATGCTTACCGATAAACCGCATCGTGATG GTTCTTCGCTATCAAGGAGTAGATCGGATGTGGCAAGGACATGGAGTCCTCTTGGAGATCAGATAGAGGATAAATTG ATTGTGTCCAACTCAAGGTTCTCTTCATGCAAGAAGGCAAACGGAACACCCATGAAGATGCTTATAGACCAAGAAATGTCAAAAGAAGGGGACTCCAAGCACAATCCACCCAATGTGGTTGCCAAGTTGATGGGGCTTGATTCCTTCCCCCACGTGCAGCCTGATTCAGCTGCTCAAAGAAACCATGCAAGAGGTTATTCACGGCGTAGTTTAAGTCATTCAGGAATACCACTGGGTTCTTGGCAGCAAGAAGAGGGCTTTTCTGACAAAGGCATGCTATGTGAAGTTTATCAGTCTCCAGAACAGAATGAATATAAAGATGTTTATGAAACCTGGCAGCAATCTGAAAAGACAAATTGTAGAAGAGATAAATCACCACAGAAGGGAAGGCATAATGACAATATCAATGAGAAAAAGGTGGCTCTTGTTCGTCAAAAATTCATGGAAGCAAAGCAACTCTCTACAGATGAAAGGCTCCGCCAATCTAAGGAATTTCAAGATGCATTGGAAGTTTTAAGTAGTTCCAATGAAGATTTATTACTGAAGATTTTGCAAGAACCAAATTCCTTACTTTCCCAACATCTATATGACCTGAAGTCTATTCTTCCACCTCCTGAGACAAAGCGTATCACTGTTCTTAGACCTTCGAAGATGGTTGATAATGACAAATTTGTTGGATCAGGGAAAAAGAAtgataaacaaataaagaagcCAGCTAAGGTGAACCAAGCGGTTATGTGGGAACAAGGTGGCCCTGGATATTCTCCTAGTTCTGTGAATCAGAGAGTTGATGAAAGTCCTTTTCAACCAACTAGAATAGTGGTATTGAAGCCTAGCCCTGGCAAGAGTCAAGACATCAAGGCTGTTGTTTCTTCACCTTCCTTATCACCAAAAATATTGCATGGTGAAAGCTTTTATGAGGAAGATGAAGACACTGAAACATTAGAATCAAGGGAAATGGCAAAGGAGATCACCAGGCAGATACGTGAAAATTTGATGGGTCACCTAAGGGATGAGACTTTGCTTTCTTCTGTTTTTTCCAATGGCTACACTGGTGATGAGAGTTCATTTAACAAATCAGAGACTGAGTATGCAGCGGGAAATCTTAGTGATTCTGAAGTCATGTCACCGTCTCCTAGGCATTCATGGGATTACATCAATAGGTTTGGTAGCCCTTATTCTCCTTCATCCTTCAGCCGTGCATCATGTTCTCCAGAGTCATCAGTTTGTAGAGAAGCAAAGAAGCGACTCTCTGAAAGATGGGCCATGATGGCATCACATGGGACTTCTCAAGAACAAAGACATGCCCGGAGAAGCTCTAGTACTTTGGGTGAGATGCTTGCTCTTTCGGATACAAAGAAGTCAGTGGGATCTGAGGACAAGGATAGTAATAAAGAACAAGATCCAAGGGAATCAGTCTCATGTGTAaccaataatttaaataaagaagGTGTGGTTGATTCTCCTAAAAACCTTCTGAGGTCAAAATCTGTTCCTGCGTCTTCTACAGTGTATGGTGCCAGGCTCAATGTTGAAGTTTCTGATATTGAGGTGGTCAAAACACATGTTCCCAAGGAGCTGACAAAAGCAAAGGGCATGAAATCATCATTCAAAGGGAaggtttcaagtttatttttcTCAAGGAGTAAGAAATCGAATAAGGATAAATGTGCTGCATCTCAAACTAAAGATGAAGCTAATTTTGCCTCCCCTGAAACAACAGCATCTCCATCACATCCTCATGGAGTGATTAGTGATGATACCTCTCAACATGTTAATGATGGTCGTCTTTGTCCTGATCCCCATGTGTCGGCAGGCAAAAGTTCTCCAGATATGACCAGCATGGGACAAAAACAACGCATAGCGTCTTGTGAG GCAGGATTATCTGTAACAAAGCCTGGGAATGTGATTGAGAATCAGGACCAGCCGAGTCCAATTTCAGTTTTGGAACCACCATTTGAAGATGATAATGCAACTCTGGAGTCCTCTG GAAGATTATTACCTATTAAGTCCAACTTAATTGACAAATCGCCACCTATTGAATCAATGGCTAGGACCCTGTCGTGGGATGATGCTTGTGCAGAGACAGCCACTCCTTATACATTAAAACCTTCAGTTTCTCCGGGCACTGAGGAAGCAGAACAAGATTGGCTTGGCCTTGTCCAAACACTACTATCAGTGTCTGGTCTTGAGGATGAGGTGCAATTGGAGTCATTTTCTGCCAGATGGCATTCACTTGAAAGTCCATTGGACCCATCATTGAGAGACAAATATGCATCCCTGCATGACAAGGAGCTTCTCCATGAGGCAAAGCGAAGGCAATGGAGATCAAATCGGAAGCTTGTATACGACTGTGTTAATGCTGCACTAATGGAAATCACTGGTTATGGGTGCTTAATGGGAAGGCAACGCAATGGGGCCAACAGCAGGGTCTTAGAGGGTGCGTCACCCATGTTAGCAGACTGCGTGTGGACCCAAATAAAGGATTGGTTTTTTAATGAGGGGAGGTGCTTTTTGGGGGATGTTGGGGAATGCAACAACCTGGTGGAGAGGATGGTGAGGAAGGAGGTTGTGGGAAAAGGGTGGAATGAGCTTTTGAGATTGGAAATAGATAATTATGGAAAGGAGATTGAGGGGAAGTTGCTGGAAGAGCTTGTGGAAGAGGCAGTGATTGATTTGACAGGTAGGTTGTGA